The following are encoded in a window of Lacinutrix sp. WUR7 genomic DNA:
- a CDS encoding polysaccharide deacetylase family protein: MKLDQGHLVISLDFELFWGVFDVRTLESYKSQLEKVSEIVPRLLQLSDTYNIKLTFATVGFLLAKNKEELLQYSPKKKPNYSDANFSPYRLFDAIGNNETEDPYHYATSLVEQIKQNDNHEIGSHTFCHYYCNEVGQTAEQFEADLLATINIAKQQDINIKSIVFPRNQINEVYIKICAKHGILSYRGIENHWMYNTNDTKQLGNTKHRIYRLLDAYLNISGHNTHDLQMHHGLVNIASSRFLRPYSSKLRFLENLKINRIKKGMTYAAKQKQVYHFWWHPHNFGQNTEENFKALEELFNHYKTLNKTYNFNSKTMTNLVQYF, from the coding sequence ATGAAACTAGATCAAGGACATTTAGTGATTTCTTTAGACTTCGAATTATTTTGGGGTGTTTTTGATGTTCGTACGCTGGAAAGTTACAAATCACAATTAGAAAAGGTTTCCGAAATTGTTCCAAGATTACTACAACTAAGTGACACCTACAATATCAAACTAACCTTTGCTACTGTTGGGTTTCTATTAGCAAAAAATAAAGAAGAATTACTTCAGTATAGCCCAAAAAAGAAACCGAATTATAGCGATGCCAATTTTAGTCCGTATAGATTATTTGATGCTATTGGGAACAACGAAACCGAAGATCCTTATCATTACGCAACGTCATTAGTAGAACAAATTAAGCAAAATGACAATCACGAAATAGGAAGCCATACTTTTTGTCATTACTACTGCAACGAAGTAGGACAAACAGCAGAACAATTTGAAGCAGACTTGCTAGCCACTATAAACATTGCGAAACAACAAGACATAAATATAAAAAGTATTGTTTTTCCTAGAAACCAAATAAACGAAGTCTATATTAAAATTTGTGCAAAACACGGCATCTTAAGTTATCGAGGCATTGAAAACCACTGGATGTACAACACCAACGACACCAAACAATTAGGAAACACAAAACATAGAATATACAGATTACTGGACGCGTATCTCAATATATCTGGACATAATACGCATGATCTACAAATGCATCATGGATTGGTGAACATTGCATCTAGTAGATTTCTAAGACCTTACAGCAGTAAACTACGTTTTTTAGAAAACTTAAAAATAAACAGAATAAAAAAAGGAATGACATATGCCGCAAAGCAAAAACAAGTTTATCATTTTTGGTGGCATCCTCATAATTTCGGACAAAATACAGAGGAAAATTTCAAAGCATTAGAAGAGCTATTTAACCATTATAAAACGTTAAATAAAACGTATAATTTCAATAGTAAAACCATGACAAACTTAGTACAATACTTTTAA
- a CDS encoding glycosyltransferase, giving the protein MNKKICLVGGEDVHKRISLSSYLKEAGFDVTIIGTSTHNFPDYIRYVPYNLVRHLSPIADRKTLKWYKTFFAENEFDVIHTFDTKPAFLLPIALKNTKTPITRTVTGLGTIFMSNSLSSFFLRKVYYMLHRSVKHRVFKTIFQNYDDKDLYKSHGLITDTNFGLIFSSGIELKNIHKTAKRNNTPFTFICVARLVYEKGIINLLEAARICKDKGHTFKILLVGPLEENSKRLNQDILDQYKDIVDILGSRNDVFDLLLTSDAFVLPTFREGFARVLLEAAAVGLPMIATNVTGVREFARHEKEALLVEVKNSEALANAMIRLATDKDLANELAENALKHVEKFSLENVSKQYIDIFNQAINHKT; this is encoded by the coding sequence ATGAATAAAAAAATCTGTCTTGTTGGTGGTGAAGATGTGCATAAACGCATTTCCTTATCTAGCTATCTTAAAGAAGCAGGTTTTGATGTAACCATAATAGGAACAAGCACTCATAATTTTCCTGATTACATTCGTTATGTACCTTATAATTTAGTACGGCACCTCTCTCCTATTGCAGACAGAAAAACATTAAAATGGTACAAGACTTTTTTTGCAGAAAATGAATTTGATGTCATTCATACCTTTGATACCAAACCCGCATTTTTATTACCAATTGCATTAAAAAACACAAAAACACCAATAACAAGAACAGTAACAGGATTAGGTACAATCTTCATGTCTAATAGTTTGTCTAGCTTCTTTTTAAGGAAGGTTTATTACATGCTTCATAGAAGTGTAAAACATCGTGTTTTTAAAACTATTTTTCAAAATTACGACGATAAAGATTTATATAAATCTCACGGATTAATAACCGATACGAACTTCGGACTTATTTTTAGTAGCGGAATAGAATTAAAAAATATTCATAAAACCGCAAAGCGAAATAACACGCCTTTTACCTTTATTTGTGTTGCGCGATTGGTTTACGAAAAAGGAATTATTAATCTTTTAGAAGCGGCTAGAATTTGTAAAGACAAAGGACATACTTTTAAAATACTACTTGTTGGTCCTTTAGAAGAAAATAGCAAACGACTAAACCAAGATATATTAGACCAATACAAAGATATTGTAGATATACTAGGAAGTAGAAATGATGTTTTTGATCTTTTATTAACTTCGGATGCCTTTGTACTACCAACCTTTAGAGAAGGTTTTGCAAGAGTATTATTAGAAGCAGCAGCAGTTGGACTACCTATGATTGCTACAAACGTTACAGGAGTTAGAGAGTTTGCAAGACACGAAAAAGAAGCTTTATTAGTGGAAGTAAAAAACTCGGAAGCACTTGCAAATGCAATGATTAGATTAGCCACAGACAAGGATTTAGCCAATGAATTAGCCGAAAATGCATTAAAACACGTTGAAAAGTTTAGTTTAGAAAATGTTTCTAAGCAATATATTGATATCTTTAACCAAGCTATTAATCATAAAACATAA
- a CDS encoding aminotransferase class V-fold PLP-dependent enzyme: protein MAINESKLNSKIWLSPPHMSGHEQEFITEAFKLNWIAPLGPNVNGFEKDIETYLSQESYATVLSSGTAAIHLALTLLGVKQGDEVICQTKTFVASVNPVVYLGATPILVDSEEQTWNICPVLLEKTIKDRIKKGKKPKAIIAINLYGMPYNVKQIQAISNQYNIPVVEDSAESFGSQVNGQKCGTFGDFSILSFNGNKIITTSGGGALISKTEALKKKAIFLATQAKEDGIEYEHKNIGYNYRMSNIIAGIGRGQIKVLDNYVALRQRNHSYYHKQLQHIDAITFLKEPEGYTSNRWLTCILLDTKQTRDSLLELLNKNNIEARPSWKPMHLQPLYKDAPAYLNGVSNNLYEKGLCLPSGSCLTEVDLNRITKLIISHFD from the coding sequence ATGGCTATTAATGAATCTAAACTGAATTCTAAAATCTGGTTATCTCCACCGCACATGAGTGGACACGAACAGGAATTCATTACAGAAGCATTTAAATTAAATTGGATTGCTCCCTTAGGACCAAACGTAAACGGCTTTGAGAAAGATATTGAAACATATCTAAGTCAAGAAAGCTACGCAACGGTTTTAAGCTCTGGCACCGCAGCAATTCATCTTGCATTAACCCTTTTAGGAGTTAAACAAGGTGACGAGGTTATATGCCAAACAAAAACGTTTGTAGCATCTGTAAACCCAGTGGTTTATTTAGGAGCAACACCTATTTTAGTAGATAGCGAAGAACAAACATGGAACATTTGTCCTGTGTTATTAGAAAAAACAATAAAAGATAGAATTAAAAAAGGAAAAAAACCAAAAGCTATTATAGCTATTAATTTATACGGAATGCCATATAATGTAAAACAAATTCAAGCAATATCTAATCAATACAACATTCCTGTTGTAGAAGATAGCGCGGAATCATTTGGCAGTCAGGTTAATGGTCAGAAATGTGGCACATTTGGTGATTTTTCCATTCTTTCGTTTAACGGAAATAAAATAATAACAACCTCTGGTGGTGGCGCTCTAATTAGTAAAACCGAAGCTTTAAAGAAAAAAGCAATTTTTTTAGCTACACAAGCAAAAGAAGACGGCATAGAGTACGAACATAAAAACATTGGCTACAATTACAGAATGTCAAATATTATTGCAGGAATTGGCCGAGGACAAATAAAAGTTCTGGACAACTATGTCGCTTTAAGACAAAGAAACCATAGCTATTACCACAAACAATTACAGCACATTGATGCCATTACATTTTTAAAAGAACCAGAAGGATACACTTCCAACAGATGGTTAACCTGTATTTTACTAGACACAAAACAAACAAGAGATAGCTTACTAGAATTATTAAATAAAAACAACATTGAAGCAAGACCTTCATGGAAACCAATGCACTTACAACCTTTATACAAAGATGCTCCTGCGTATTTAAACGGAGTTTCTAATAATTTATACGAAAAAGGTTTGTGCTTACCAAGTGGATCTTGTCTTACAGAAGTAGATTTAAACCGAATAACAAAATTAATTATATCACACTTTGATTAA
- a CDS encoding ATP-grasp fold amidoligase family protein: protein MLKIAKYLYHNTWIGKNVIDSVLQLHHYMRSHFLDDATFLRQDFKKRFGRPLDLNNPKTLNEKINWLKLHDRTALHTTCADKFAVRKYVEEVVGASYLIPLVFQSYNTEDVVASSFPDYPFIIKANHDSSGGIIVKDKATVDWGQTQKYFKKLLSKNYYYSGKEWQYKNIKPCVIAEKLLVNEAGEIPFDYKLHCFHGKVEVIQVDIDRYTNHKRNLYDVDWNILPFTWSLWDDGKPLWDNGRTLEKPHKLDEMIAVAEKLSEAFSYARIDVYDFENKVYFGEITFHHGSGLETIYPETWDYKLGKLVHL, encoded by the coding sequence ATGTTAAAGATTGCTAAGTATTTATATCATAATACTTGGATTGGAAAAAATGTAATCGATTCTGTGTTGCAACTGCATCATTATATGAGATCACATTTTTTGGATGATGCTACTTTTTTAAGGCAAGATTTTAAAAAACGCTTTGGTAGACCATTAGATTTAAACAATCCTAAAACTTTAAATGAAAAAATTAATTGGTTAAAGCTACATGATAGAACAGCCTTACATACTACGTGTGCAGATAAGTTTGCCGTTAGAAAATATGTAGAAGAAGTGGTTGGAGCTTCATATTTAATTCCATTAGTGTTTCAAAGTTATAATACAGAAGATGTTGTAGCTTCTAGTTTTCCAGATTACCCTTTTATTATTAAAGCAAATCACGATAGTTCTGGAGGAATTATTGTTAAAGATAAAGCTACTGTAGATTGGGGACAAACCCAAAAATACTTTAAGAAATTACTTAGTAAAAACTATTATTATTCGGGTAAAGAATGGCAATACAAAAACATAAAACCTTGTGTTATTGCTGAAAAATTACTTGTAAATGAAGCTGGCGAAATTCCTTTTGATTATAAATTACATTGTTTTCATGGCAAGGTGGAAGTGATTCAGGTAGATATTGATAGATATACCAATCACAAGCGGAATTTGTATGATGTAGATTGGAATATTTTGCCTTTTACTTGGTCTTTATGGGACGATGGAAAACCGCTTTGGGATAATGGAAGAACGCTTGAAAAGCCACATAAATTAGATGAAATGATTGCAGTTGCTGAAAAATTATCGGAAGCATTTTCTTATGCAAGAATAGATGTCTATGATTTTGAAAACAAAGTATATTTTGGTGAAATCACTTTTCATCATGGAAGCGGTTTAGAAACCATTTACCCAGAAACTTGGGATTATAAATTGGGTAAGTTAGTACATTTATAA
- a CDS encoding nucleoside-diphosphate sugar epimerase/dehydratase: MINYNDILRKLTDRYASKWLVLLFDSCIVLLTFFIAYIIRFNFEIDFNFYTFLKQLPFVFAATVISFLIVSSHKGVVRFTGVKDVVNVVIGLNILATILIVTTYISRKYNFDSVFDIPGSIIYIHLLLNIFFLIGAKFFIKHMYKSLFHDLESLKTVLIYGAGNSGMVTYDAITNDAKSNINVFGFLDDKEGKIGKKINMLNVYNPKKIDRAFVEKNNIDEVIISIQNIDSSRLLEISGSFFALNLKVKIVPDVQHWIDGDLSIGQIKDIKIEDLLGREPIRIDNPLLIDEYNNKVLLVTGAAGSIGSELVRKLSNFQFKKLVIIDNSESALYDLQQELKRNNITKVETIIADVRNKQRLDQIFNTYKPEIIFHAAAYKHVPLMENNPFEAVSVNVFGTYNTAELAMKHGAEKFILISTDKAVNPTNVMGATKRIAEICIFCQKNIVKGKTKFIITRFGNVLGSNGSVIPLFKKQIETGGPLTVTHKDIIRYFMTIPEASQLVLEAAAMGLGEEIFVFDMGKPVKIIDLAKNMIALSGLNYPEDIDIKIIGLRPGEKIFEELLIDGENTKPTYNEKIMIAQCRNVNASQLEKIKKLLMLDSTSSNIEIVSLIKDIVPEYNPNNTKYDVLNIK, encoded by the coding sequence TTGATTAATTATAACGACATATTAAGAAAACTAACAGATAGATACGCATCCAAATGGCTTGTGTTACTGTTTGATTCTTGTATTGTGCTCCTCACCTTCTTTATAGCGTATATAATTAGATTCAATTTTGAAATAGATTTTAATTTTTACACTTTCTTAAAACAACTTCCATTTGTATTTGCAGCAACCGTAATTAGTTTTTTAATAGTTAGCTCACATAAAGGTGTTGTACGTTTTACAGGAGTAAAAGATGTTGTAAATGTGGTAATTGGCTTAAACATCTTAGCAACCATACTAATTGTCACCACCTACATAAGTAGAAAATATAATTTTGATAGTGTTTTTGATATTCCTGGATCTATTATATACATCCATTTACTACTAAATATCTTCTTTTTAATAGGTGCGAAGTTTTTTATTAAACACATGTATAAAAGCTTGTTCCATGATTTAGAAAGTTTAAAAACGGTACTTATTTACGGCGCAGGAAACTCCGGAATGGTAACTTATGATGCTATTACAAATGATGCTAAAAGTAATATTAATGTTTTTGGATTTTTAGACGATAAAGAAGGTAAAATTGGAAAAAAAATAAACATGCTTAATGTTTATAATCCAAAAAAAATAGACAGAGCATTTGTAGAAAAAAACAACATAGACGAAGTAATTATATCCATTCAAAACATAGATTCTAGCAGACTTTTAGAAATCTCAGGTTCGTTCTTTGCTTTAAATTTAAAAGTAAAAATTGTTCCAGATGTACAACATTGGATTGATGGCGACTTAAGTATTGGTCAAATTAAAGATATCAAAATTGAAGACCTCTTAGGAAGAGAGCCAATCAGAATTGATAATCCGTTATTAATAGACGAATACAACAATAAAGTGCTCTTAGTAACCGGAGCTGCAGGGTCTATTGGTAGCGAGTTGGTTAGAAAATTAAGCAATTTCCAATTTAAAAAACTAGTAATTATAGATAATTCTGAATCTGCTTTATACGATTTACAGCAAGAACTCAAAAGAAACAACATAACAAAGGTTGAGACGATTATTGCAGACGTAAGAAACAAACAGCGATTAGATCAAATTTTCAACACATATAAACCTGAAATTATATTCCATGCCGCAGCATACAAACACGTACCTTTAATGGAGAACAATCCATTCGAAGCTGTCAGTGTAAATGTTTTTGGCACATATAATACAGCAGAACTTGCCATGAAACATGGCGCAGAAAAATTCATATTAATATCTACAGATAAAGCCGTAAACCCAACCAATGTAATGGGAGCAACAAAGCGAATTGCCGAAATATGCATCTTCTGTCAAAAAAACATAGTAAAGGGAAAAACGAAATTTATTATCACAAGATTTGGTAATGTTTTAGGATCTAACGGCTCTGTAATTCCATTATTCAAAAAACAAATAGAAACTGGAGGGCCTTTAACTGTAACACACAAAGATATTATTCGTTATTTTATGACTATACCAGAGGCTAGTCAATTAGTACTAGAAGCAGCTGCAATGGGGCTAGGTGAAGAAATATTTGTTTTCGACATGGGAAAACCAGTTAAAATAATAGACTTAGCCAAGAATATGATAGCGCTTTCTGGATTAAATTACCCAGAGGATATTGATATTAAGATAATTGGACTTCGACCTGGTGAGAAAATCTTTGAAGAATTGTTAATAGATGGTGAAAACACAAAACCAACTTATAACGAAAAAATAATGATTGCCCAATGTAGAAACGTTAATGCAAGTCAATTAGAAAAAATTAAAAAATTACTAATGCTAGACTCTACTTCTTCCAATATAGAAATAGTATCTTTAATAAAGGACATAGTACCAGAATACAACCCTAACAATACCAAATACGATGTTTTAAACATAAAATAA
- the asnB gene encoding asparagine synthase (glutamine-hydrolyzing), which translates to MCGINGLISKNRSLDDVSNTLNKMNQLIYHRGPDDDGFCIENQGTTTVAMAMRRLSIIDLSTGKQPIYNDDQSIVIVFNGEIYNYLKLKQQLESQGVTFKTKSDTEVILKLYEAKGESSFAELDGMFAFSIYDKNRNKVFITRDFFGEKPLYYYQDEENFFWASELKSIINNLDTKPKISKEGLNLYFRLTYTPAPFTIYEHIFKLEANHYIDYDLEADSFEIHPISTVKNEKQDIAFAEAKKELKTRMLQSIESRSISDVPLGTFLSGGVDSSIVSLGLSQMNNQKIDTFSIGFDKASFDETDKSKLVAKMINSNHHEFIISEKDIEKNIHEILINFDEPFADSSALPTYLVANKTRDFVKVALTGDGGDEVFGGYNKYYIGKLNRKYTSVVPEFLHNASKSILNKLFTTKDDNRGKRFKLKKAVNAINYNDEHYWNIISLGFSNDTEKLLKTENIQPNLFSYYKEKTNIKQPKTVHEYREIDRHISLEGDMLVKVDRTSMLNSLECRAPFLNKTLWEFANSLPEDYLLKGFSKKHILKEAFKEEFPEGFLEKSKKGFVVPVGDWLRSGLKKELESYIETNFLEDQNLFNIDYIKPLVNNHLTGKEDNSYKVWTYYTFQKWYVNVYL; encoded by the coding sequence ATGTGCGGAATAAATGGCTTAATCAGTAAAAATAGAAGCCTTGACGATGTAAGCAATACATTGAACAAAATGAATCAGCTCATCTATCATCGTGGTCCAGATGATGATGGTTTCTGTATTGAAAACCAAGGTACAACAACGGTTGCTATGGCAATGCGAAGGCTATCTATTATTGACTTAAGCACAGGGAAGCAACCAATATATAATGACGACCAAAGTATTGTAATTGTATTTAATGGCGAAATTTACAACTACCTAAAATTAAAACAGCAATTAGAAAGTCAAGGGGTTACCTTTAAAACCAAAAGCGATACAGAAGTTATTTTAAAACTCTACGAAGCTAAAGGAGAAAGTAGTTTTGCCGAACTTGACGGTATGTTTGCCTTTAGTATTTATGATAAAAACCGAAATAAAGTATTTATTACTCGCGACTTTTTTGGTGAAAAACCCTTGTATTATTACCAAGACGAAGAAAACTTCTTTTGGGCTTCGGAGTTGAAATCGATTATTAATAATCTAGATACAAAACCTAAAATTTCTAAAGAAGGGCTAAACTTATATTTTAGACTCACCTATACTCCTGCTCCTTTTACCATTTATGAGCACATTTTTAAATTAGAAGCCAATCATTATATCGATTATGATCTAGAAGCAGATAGTTTTGAAATACATCCAATAAGTACTGTAAAAAACGAAAAGCAGGATATCGCTTTCGCGGAAGCAAAAAAGGAATTAAAAACCAGAATGCTTCAAAGTATTGAGAGTCGTTCTATTAGTGATGTTCCGCTTGGCACATTTCTTTCTGGAGGTGTAGATTCTTCGATTGTTAGTTTAGGGTTGTCACAAATGAACAACCAAAAAATCGATACCTTTTCTATCGGATTTGATAAAGCTTCCTTTGATGAAACCGACAAATCGAAACTGGTTGCTAAAATGATTAATAGTAATCACCATGAGTTTATTATTTCAGAAAAAGACATTGAAAAGAACATTCATGAAATTCTTATAAATTTCGATGAACCTTTTGCCGATTCCTCTGCCTTACCAACTTATTTGGTAGCTAACAAAACTAGAGATTTTGTAAAGGTGGCGTTAACAGGAGATGGTGGCGACGAAGTTTTTGGTGGTTACAACAAATACTATATTGGAAAACTAAATAGGAAATATACAAGTGTAGTTCCAGAATTTCTGCATAATGCTTCAAAAAGTATTCTAAACAAATTATTTACAACAAAAGACGATAATAGAGGAAAACGGTTTAAGCTAAAAAAAGCTGTAAACGCAATAAACTATAACGATGAGCACTATTGGAATATCATTTCATTAGGTTTTTCTAACGATACCGAAAAGCTTTTAAAAACCGAAAACATTCAACCTAATCTATTTAGTTACTACAAAGAAAAAACCAATATAAAACAACCAAAAACGGTACATGAATATCGCGAGATAGACAGACATATAAGTTTAGAAGGAGATATGTTGGTAAAAGTAGATAGAACAAGTATGCTAAATTCTTTAGAATGCAGAGCGCCTTTTTTAAACAAGACGCTTTGGGAATTTGCCAATAGCTTACCAGAAGACTATTTACTAAAAGGTTTTAGTAAAAAACATATTTTAAAAGAAGCTTTTAAAGAGGAATTTCCGGAAGGTTTCTTAGAGAAATCTAAAAAAGGATTTGTGGTTCCCGTTGGTGATTGGTTACGTTCTGGATTAAAAAAAGAATTAGAAAGCTATATCGAAACCAATTTTTTAGAAGACCAGAATCTCTTTAACATAGACTATATCAAACCATTGGTAAACAACCATCTTACAGGAAAAGAAGATAATAGTTATAAGGTTTGGACGTATTATACGTTTCAAAAATGGTATGTAAACGTCTATTTATAA
- a CDS encoding polysaccharide biosynthesis/export family protein, whose protein sequence is MKPIFNQPKTSIVAALLAIFLFASCTSTQEITYFQDETLENYEPIDFNTDVVYKTNDKISIIVSSLDPEAARPFNLPTISEGQSAIVTQGSTKMQTYLVDKYGNIEFPVLGQIKIGGLGRTEATELLKTRLKEYLKNPIVNIRLINFTITVLGEVRNPGTFVLEDEKISLSEALGYAGDLTIHGRRDNVLLIRDNNGTKQYSKFDLTSISVLNNQSYYLAQDDVVYISPNKAKVRSSSYNQNTAVVISALAVIVSLTAIIVN, encoded by the coding sequence ATGAAACCAATTTTTAACCAACCAAAAACTAGTATTGTTGCTGCGCTATTAGCAATTTTTCTATTTGCATCTTGCACATCAACACAAGAAATAACTTACTTTCAAGACGAAACACTTGAAAACTATGAGCCTATCGATTTTAATACTGATGTAGTTTATAAAACGAACGACAAGATATCAATAATTGTGTCGTCACTAGACCCAGAAGCAGCAAGACCATTTAACCTTCCTACAATATCTGAAGGTCAATCTGCAATTGTAACACAAGGAAGCACCAAAATGCAGACTTATTTGGTAGATAAGTATGGTAATATTGAATTCCCTGTGCTAGGACAAATAAAAATAGGAGGCTTAGGAAGAACAGAAGCAACCGAATTACTAAAAACTAGATTAAAAGAATACTTAAAAAACCCAATTGTAAATATTAGACTAATAAACTTTACAATCACAGTTTTAGGAGAAGTTCGCAATCCAGGAACATTTGTTCTAGAAGACGAAAAAATATCATTATCTGAAGCTTTAGGTTACGCCGGAGATTTAACTATTCACGGAAGAAGAGATAATGTTTTACTAATTAGAGACAATAATGGTACAAAGCAGTATTCTAAATTCGATTTAACATCTATTTCTGTATTAAACAATCAAAGCTATTACTTGGCTCAAGATGATGTTGTATACATATCACCAAACAAAGCTAAAGTACGCTCTTCATCATACAATCAAAACACTGCAGTTGTAATTTCTGCACTTGCAGTAATAGTTTCATTAACTGCAATTATTGTAAATTAA
- a CDS encoding DegT/DnrJ/EryC1/StrS aminotransferase family protein, with protein sequence MKIPFSPPYISDNVIKEVTDALESGWITTGPKVKRLEELVCQYTKAPNALGVNSATSGLMLALKWFGIGEGDEVIIPAYTYAATALAVIHVGATPIMVDIEDDFNISIKAIKDAITEDTKAIIPVDIAGWPCDYDAINQLAKNSSDLFHPTHENQEKLGRIVVIADAAHAIGAQYKGKFVGETTDITVFSFHAVKNVTTAEGGAICLNLPKPFVNQEEYNYLRCFSLNGQTKDAFTKSKAGGWRYDIIYPGLKMNLPDLLAAVGVAQLPEYFETILGKRKEIFTFYQEYFATKEWAVLPPFQNDEKISSCHLYALRIKDASEAQRDAIIDKISANGVAVNVHFQPLPLLTLFKSYGYKIEDYPKAFNNYKAEISLPIYPQLTEEELHYIIATIANAVETTL encoded by the coding sequence ATGAAAATCCCATTTTCCCCTCCTTACATTAGTGATAATGTAATCAAAGAAGTTACAGATGCTTTAGAATCTGGATGGATTACCACAGGACCAAAAGTAAAACGATTAGAAGAACTTGTTTGCCAATATACAAAAGCACCTAATGCTCTTGGTGTAAACTCTGCTACTTCTGGGTTAATGCTGGCTTTAAAATGGTTTGGTATTGGTGAAGGTGATGAAGTCATTATTCCTGCTTACACCTATGCTGCAACAGCTTTAGCAGTTATTCATGTTGGCGCAACTCCAATAATGGTAGATATTGAAGACGATTTTAATATTTCTATAAAAGCAATTAAAGATGCAATAACCGAAGACACTAAAGCTATCATTCCAGTAGATATAGCTGGTTGGCCTTGCGATTATGACGCAATAAATCAATTAGCAAAAAATAGCAGCGATTTATTTCACCCAACACACGAAAATCAAGAAAAATTAGGAAGAATTGTAGTAATAGCAGATGCTGCTCATGCAATTGGCGCGCAATACAAAGGAAAATTTGTTGGTGAAACCACAGATATAACCGTGTTTTCATTTCATGCAGTAAAAAATGTTACCACTGCAGAAGGTGGTGCCATTTGCTTAAACCTACCTAAACCTTTTGTTAACCAAGAAGAATATAACTACTTACGCTGTTTCTCCTTAAACGGACAAACAAAAGATGCGTTTACAAAATCTAAAGCTGGTGGTTGGAGATATGATATTATTTATCCTGGATTAAAAATGAATCTTCCAGATTTACTTGCTGCTGTTGGCGTAGCGCAGTTACCCGAATATTTTGAAACTATTTTAGGAAAACGAAAAGAAATCTTTACATTTTACCAAGAGTATTTTGCAACCAAAGAATGGGCAGTATTACCGCCTTTTCAAAACGATGAAAAAATATCTTCTTGTCATTTGTATGCCTTGCGAATTAAAGATGCTTCCGAAGCACAACGCGATGCTATTATAGATAAAATTTCTGCAAACGGTGTTGCTGTCAATGTACACTTTCAGCCATTGCCGTTATTGACTTTATTCAAATCTTACGGTTATAAAATAGAAGATTACCCAAAAGCCTTTAATAATTACAAAGCAGAAATATCTTTACCTATTTATCCGCAGTTAACAGAAGAAGAATTACATTATATTATAGCCACAATTGCAAATGCTGTAGAAACCACACTATGA
- a CDS encoding sugar transferase, which translates to MIKRVFDLFFSLLGLAILLPILVVIAVLIQIESKGSIFYRQTRVGKNSQDFKIFKFRTMFVGSDKKGLLTLGDNDSRVTKVGYFLRKYKLDEMPQLINVLQGSMSFVGPRPEVRKYVDYYSKDDLQILQVKPGITDYASIAFRDEAELLKDTDNPEKLYIEDIMPKKIALNKKYIANPSVFTDVKIILKTFQTILK; encoded by the coding sequence ATGATAAAAAGAGTATTCGATCTATTTTTTTCTCTATTAGGATTAGCAATACTCCTACCAATATTAGTGGTAATTGCGGTTTTAATCCAAATAGAATCTAAAGGTTCCATTTTTTACAGACAAACAAGAGTTGGTAAAAATAGTCAAGATTTCAAGATTTTTAAATTTAGAACCATGTTTGTAGGATCCGACAAAAAAGGACTATTAACCCTAGGTGACAACGATTCTAGAGTAACAAAAGTTGGCTATTTCTTGCGAAAATATAAGCTAGACGAAATGCCACAACTCATAAACGTTTTACAAGGCTCCATGAGTTTTGTTGGCCCGAGACCAGAAGTTCGTAAATATGTAGATTATTATTCTAAAGATGATTTACAAATACTTCAAGTAAAACCAGGTATTACAGACTATGCCTCTATTGCATTTAGAGACGAAGCAGAACTTTTAAAGGATACAGATAATCCCGAAAAGCTTTATATTGAAGATATTATGCCGAAAAAAATCGCGCTAAACAAGAAGTATATTGCTAATCCTTCGGTATTTACGGATGTAAAAATTATTCTGAAGACATTTCAAACCATATTAAAATGA